Proteins encoded by one window of Salvia splendens isolate huo1 chromosome 7, SspV2, whole genome shotgun sequence:
- the LOC121742620 gene encoding probable pectinesterase 68 has translation MAASLNLLYSFNFNLINFTTILIILSLFLNAGNSASDNSTSGKHHHKWVGPSGHRVITVDVNGLADYPTVQAAVDAVPQNNMKNVLILIAAGCYIEKVVVPASKPYITFQGAGRERTVIEWHDRASDKGADGQQLRTYHTASVSVYANYFIARNISFKNTAPAPMPGMQGWQAVAFRISGDKAFFSGCGFYGAQDTLCDDAGRHYFKECYIEGSIDFIFGNGRSMYKDCELHSIATRFGSIAAQDRNLPDEKTGFAFINCRVTGTGPLYVGRAMGQYSRIVFSYTYFEDVVARGGWDDWDHVSNKNKTVFFGVYKCSGPGAAAVRGVSWARELDYDTAHPFLAKSFVNGRHWISPTEA, from the exons ATGGCTGCTTCTCTTAACTTGCTCTATtccttcaattttaatttaattaattttactaCTATTCTCATAATCCTTTCTCTCTTTCTAAATGCAGGAAATTCAGCTAGCGACAATTCAACTTCCGGCAAGCACCACCACAAATGGGTGGGCCCCTCCGGACACCGTGTCATCACAGTCGACGTCAACGGCCTAGCGGACTACCCGACGGTTCAGGCGGCGGTGGACGCCGTCCCTCAGAATAACATGAAGAATGTCCTCATTCTCATCGCTGCTGGTTGCTACAT AGAAAAGGTGGTggttccggcgtccaaaccgtACATAACGTTTCAAGGAGCGGGAAGAGAGAGGACGGTGATCGAGTGGCATGATAGAGCAAGCGATAAGGGAGCTGATGGGCAGCAGCTCCGGACTTATCACACTGCTTCTGTATCCGTTTATGCTAATTATTTTATCGCCAGAAATATTAGCTTCAAG AATACTGCACCGGCGCCAATGCCGGGGATGCAAGGATGGCAGGCGGTGGCGTTCAGAATTTCCGGCGACAAGGCCTTCTTCTCCGGCTGCGGTTTCTATGGAGCTCAGGATACTCTTTGCGACGACGCCGGCCGCCATTATTTCAAGGAATGTTACATTGAGGGTTCCATAGACTTCATTTTTGGCAATGGAAGGTCTATGTACAAA GATTGTGAGCTACATTCTATTGCAACGAGATTCGGGTCCATAGCGGCCCAAGATAGAAACTTGCCCGATGAAAAGACCGGGTTTGCATTTATAAATTGCCGGGTCACCGGAACTGGTCCACTTTATGTGGGGCGTGCAATGGGCCAGTACTCCCGGATTGTCTTCTCGTACACCTACTTCGAGGATGTGGTCGCTCGCGGGGGATGGGACGATTGGGATCACGTCAGCAACAAAAACAA GACTGTATTTTTCGGAGTGTACAAGTGTTCTGGGCCGGGAGCAGCAGCGGTACGTGGAGTGTCATGGGCCCGAGAATTGGACTACGATACGGCCCATCCATTTCTTGCCAAGAGTTTTGTCAAtggaaggcattggatttcacCTACAGAAGCTTAA